The Chitinophagaceae bacterium genome contains the following window.
TTTCTTGTTCTGCTCTTTCGGCTCTGTTTTGTTGTTCTGTTTTTTCTTGTTCTGCTTTTGCTTTTTCTTGTTCTGCTTGAGCAAGATTTTTTCTGAGTTCTTTTGCTTCGAATCTTGCGTTTGAAGCTTGGATAGTGGCAATTTTTATATCGTTAAGATAATTTTCTTCTTCTTCCATTTCTATGGCAAGTTCAGGATATTCTTCTCTTGCAGAAAGAAGACGTTTGACAACACGTTCAAAAAACACATCATATTCATCTAATTGGAGTGATCTTTTATCTCCATTGAGTATATTCTTTTGGTTAAAGATTTCTAAAAGATGGTAAACCATTTCTTTTTGTGGATTTGCTGCATACATTGATTTGGGTATTTTATTGATATTGGGAATTTGCACGGTTACCATATTGTATGACAGATTATCTATAAAAAAATTAGATTCTTTCAATTCTTTTTCTGTAAAAAAGCCAATATTTTTTCTATTTGTCCTGATAATAGGGTCGTGTATTTCTTTTTCAATGCAAAAATCCAGTATAAAAATGGGTATGAGTATTATTGGTTCATAGATAAAAGACACTTCTCCTGTTTCTGTATCAATAACTTGGGAGGTTTTCTTTTGGCTAAAATTTTCTTGTATATACCGTTTGAAACGAAATACATCGCCACCTGTCCATTCGGACTTTTGCATTTCTATAATGACTGCTTGTTCGCCATCATCGGTTTGAATAGTAGCACTAAAATCTAAGTGCATCATTTTTACTCCTGCTTCACTGTCTTTTTCCATTCGATGTTTTATATATGGAAGGGAATGATTCTTGCGAGTTAACTGTATAATATTTTTTCCTAAAAGGGTAGAGATGATGAGTTTTGCGGATTCATTGTCTGCCATCAGATAACGAAACGACACATCATAGATAGGATTAGGAATTATTACTGATTTTTTGTTCATAGTATTAAGAGTATTTAAAGAATGAATATTTTTAATAGTCAAAAATGAAAAACTTTAGTTCCTTGGTATTATACAAATATATTGTTACCATTTCAATTGATTTGAATATATGTATTTGTATGATTTTTACAAGTTTCCATTAAAAAAAGTTTGAACATAAATAGAAAATAATCAAAATAAATATGAGTCCACTCCGAAAAAGCACTTTTTATACATGTATACTTTTGTAACCGTTTGATTACCAATAGTTTTCAAATTCAATATTTCTGTAAAAACGACTTTTCGGAGTGGACTCAATATTATGTTATTATTTTATTTTTTCACCCGTCTCAATGCTATTAAGAGCGTTGTTTTTTATTATATGTTTAAGAAAAGAACAAGCACACTTGAAAAACAGAGAAAAGAAGGTTTTCAAATGTGTTTATATATTTTTGTTTATGGATATCTTACCAAAATATTGCGTATAAAAGAATGGTAACACATATAATGAAAGTAGCGGCTATATTAAATGTAGGTGATGTTTCAAAATATTTTTTTGTGAGAGGGATTCCCTTTGGATCATCCTGTCCCCACCTGTCTATATAGCTTACCAAAGCAATAATAAGCATGGTCAAAATACTTGTGATGAGCATCTGATTCATAAATGGAGTATTGATGAAAAAAGAAGAATCTATCCATCCGTTCTGCCCTACTTTAAAATAAAAAGCTATAGGAATAGATAATATTCCTCCCCATAAAGCACCTTTGTTCGTAGCTTTTTTAGAAAATAGCCCCATTAAAAATACTGCTAATATACCAGGACTGACAATTCCTGTATATTCTTGTATAAACAAAAATACTTGTCCTAAATTACTCAGAAGTGGTGCTAAAAGTGTTGCAATAGCGAGGGATACCAAAATGCTGACTCTGCCTACGTTTACGCTATGTGATTCGGAAGCTTTGGGATTCAAATAGGGCTTATAAATATCCATAGTAAAGATAGTAGCAATAGAATTCAACATAGAAGCAAGTGAAGAAACAATAGCCGCCGCAAGGGCTGCTAATACTAATCCTTTTAATCCTACGGGAACATATTTTTTAATTAACCAAGGAGCCGCATTATCATTAATAATAGAACCATCTGCTCTGAGAAAACTGGGATCAAGAGCATTAGTAATAAGGTTTCCATTGGCATCTGTGTGCATAGCAAAAGCAATAATACCTGGTAATACTACAATGAGTGGCATAAAAAGTTTTATGAAGGCTGCAAAAGCAATTCCTTTTTGTGCTTCATTCAAACTCTTTGCGGCTAATGTTCTTTGGATAATATATTGATTAAATCCCCAATAATAAGTATTTGCCACCCACATTCCTCCAATAATCACTGCCAAGCCGGGCAAATCCCACCAAGCATCTTTGCCATCAGGAGTTATTACCTCTCCCCTATCAATAATCATAGAAAACTTTTGAGGAACTTTTTCTAAGAGATAGATAAATCCTCCAAAAATATCTCCCGTTGGAGAGATGGCTTGTAGCCCTAAATACGTAGTAACTAATCCTCCAAAAATAAGAAGCACTACCTGAACTACATCCGTCCAAGCAACCGCAGAAAGTCCTCCCCAAAGGGAGTATAAACAGGCAAATAATCCTAAGCCTATAACACTTATCATCAAATATTCTCCACTACCCGTTCCTATAATGGTGTCTATTGCCTTTGCGCCTAAAAACATAACTGAGGTAAGGTTCACAAAAACAAATAAACAAATCCAAAAAACAGCAAGTATCGTTTTGAGAGTAGTGCTATATCTCTTTTCCACAAATTCGGGAATAGTATATATGTTTTTTTCTATAAAAATAGGCAGAAAAAATTTACCTACTACCAAAAGAGTGAGTGCTGCCATCCACTCGTATGAAGCAATTGCAAGACCAATAGCAAAGCCCGAACCTGACATACCAATATACTGCTCTGCCGAGATATTTGCTGCTATAAGGGAAGAACCTATTGCCCACCAAGGCAAGCTTTTACTTGCTAAAAAATAATCTTCTGTATTTTTTTTTGCTCCGTCTTTACTCCGAGAAACCCACAAACCTATTCCTACTATTACTACGCAATAGGTTACAAAAATAAAAATATCTAATATTGAAAAATCCATAGTTGTAAGTTATATTAATAAATTAAAATGATTCATTGTTGATAGAGAAACTTTTTTTTACTTTGCTATTTTATAATAAAGGGTAGATGAGTTTTCTTTGTTCAGTATAGATTGAGATACTTGTATAAT
Protein-coding sequences here:
- a CDS encoding sodium/sugar symporter is translated as MDFSILDIFIFVTYCVVIVGIGLWVSRSKDGAKKNTEDYFLASKSLPWWAIGSSLIAANISAEQYIGMSGSGFAIGLAIASYEWMAALTLLVVGKFFLPIFIEKNIYTIPEFVEKRYSTTLKTILAVFWICLFVFVNLTSVMFLGAKAIDTIIGTGSGEYLMISVIGLGLFACLYSLWGGLSAVAWTDVVQVVLLIFGGLVTTYLGLQAISPTGDIFGGFIYLLEKVPQKFSMIIDRGEVITPDGKDAWWDLPGLAVIIGGMWVANTYYWGFNQYIIQRTLAAKSLNEAQKGIAFAAFIKLFMPLIVVLPGIIAFAMHTDANGNLITNALDPSFLRADGSIINDNAAPWLIKKYVPVGLKGLVLAALAAAIVSSLASMLNSIATIFTMDIYKPYLNPKASESHSVNVGRVSILVSLAIATLLAPLLSNLGQVFLFIQEYTGIVSPGILAVFLMGLFSKKATNKGALWGGILSIPIAFYFKVGQNGWIDSSFFINTPFMNQMLITSILTMLIIALVSYIDRWGQDDPKGIPLTKKYFETSPTFNIAATFIICVTILLYAIFW